In one Salvelinus sp. IW2-2015 linkage group LG26, ASM291031v2, whole genome shotgun sequence genomic region, the following are encoded:
- the LOC111953097 gene encoding RING finger protein 141, with translation MGQQISGQAVMTRLPEKLVKHAGLVRDSGYLNYEEFLARVAELNDVTAKLAAGQKKHLIFEVQTGSDASALWKVAVRIVCTKINKENGMVEASRIMNLYQFIQLYRDVTSQAVDVLSAEGASLPSGTLSSGDSCQASMWMGRVKQLTDEEECCICMDGKSDLILPCAHSFCQKCIDKWSGQSRNCPICRLQVTAANESWVMPDAPTEDDVAGYILNLADEAGHPHIP, from the exons ATGGGCCAGCAGATCTCAGGCCAGGCGGTGATGACCCGTCTACCTGAGAAGCTGGTGAAACATGCTGGGCTGGTACGCGACAGCGGCTACCTCAACTACGAGGAGTTCCTGGCCAGGGTGGCAGAGCTCAATGACGT GACGGCTAAGCTAGCAGCTGGACAGAAAAAACACCTGATCTTTGAAGTCCAGACTGGCTCGGACGCCTCTGCTCTGTGGAAAGTGGCTGTGAGGATAGTTTGTACCAAG ATCAACAAAGAGAATGGGATGGTGGAGGCGTCTCGCATCATGAACCTGTATCAGTTCATCCAACTGTACCGTGACGTCACCAGTCAGGCCGTAGATGTGCTGTCAGCAGAGGGCGCCAGCCTCCCGTCTGGAACCCTCTCGTCAGGGGACTCCTGCCAGGCCAGCATGTGGATGGGCAG GGTGAAGCAGTTGACTGATGAGGAGGAGTGCTGTATCTGCATGGATGGGAAATCTGACCTCATTCTGCCCTGTGCTCACAGCTTCTGTCAAAAGTGCATTGACAAGTG GAGTGGGCAGAGCAGGAATTGTCCGATATGCCGCTTGCAAGTGACCGCTGCCAATGAGTCYTGGGTYATGCCTGATGCCCCTACAGAGGACGACGTAGCTGGCTATATCCTCAACCTGGCTGACGAGGCAGGCCATCCGCACATACCTTAA